A region of Gadus morhua chromosome 18, gadMor3.0, whole genome shotgun sequence DNA encodes the following proteins:
- the bms1 gene encoding ribosome biogenesis protein BMS1 homolog, producing the protein MMDGKVKEQKKEQKKHQQKNSGPKSERKKSRKLDDAAVEENEHKKNPKAFAVQSAVRMAKSFHRTQDLKTKKHHIPHVDRSPLDPPPIVVVVVGPPKVGKTTLIRCLIKNFTRQKLGDIRGPVTIVSGKKRRLTFIECNNDINTMIDLAKVADLVLMLIDASFGFEMETFEFLNICQVHGFPRIMGVLTHLDSFKNNKQLRTAKKVLKHRFWTEVYQGAKLFYLSGMVYGEYQAQEVKNLGRFISVIKFRPLAWQTSHPYVFADRMEDLTDPETLRLDQKCDRTVSLYGYLRGTYLKKHTQVHIPGVGDFSVADVGFLPDPCPLPDTKRKRTLNEKERLLYAPMSGVGGVVYDKDAVYIDLPRGHVDREQEESRPTTELVRSLIDTHATLDAKMASSKVSLFRGSATITDTDVEGDQQLENSAPQSPDPTSNRERRKMIFTGEVEANEDGDDSEDEDDSEDGEDGDDSEDGEDEEGGDDEEGGDDGEDGDDGEDGEGNSDMDEAESDEELDTNEGNNVSVFLKQVRASTEQPGKLTEPQRVQTGKRLKMSVDEGEPKVSETLAFADSEDDLELSKEDLSEGESAAEESDEEDSESEQIETKAAGSAFCSDEEWTDDEPDVESTMKSEGMEIPPPKTTEKDLKKAKALEIKGSDQAYETDGALRWKDDLQQKASEVFLKHQQAAPNLRKHVYGTVSSQGAGQGEEAELGGLFRVSRPEKSKTNLADAADCSRFHPDSLHNWDLEEMLHSIADCFVTGKWEEWQDAATLLKQDENLYGDFEDLETGEVHNGDDKDQETQPEVDGEEEADDDAKEDVKVDDETQKKNKRLEKKRRLKERFDAEYDDGDATYFDDLKEEMQIQAELNRTEFESMDDATRVQYEGFRPGMYVRLEIAALPCEFVTNFDPHYPVILGGLGSSEGNVGYLQLRLKKHRWYHRILKNRDPLIVSLGWRRFQAMPLYHIEDHNGRHRMLKYTPQHMHCGASIWGPITPQGTGFLAVQSVSETKANFRIAATGVVLELDKSVTLVKKLKLIGYPYKIYKNTSFIKGMFNTVLEVAKFEGASVRTVSGVRGQIKKALSTPAGAYRATFEDRLLMSDIVFLRTWYPVAVPQLYNPVTSLLLPVGQKENWSGMRTVGQLKHDLGLHYKPKPDSVYKPVVRAPRHFNRLNIPRQLQKALPFKSKPKQDQGKGKTPRDLIRPTVVREPHERKVAALLDALSTVHSYQSKKARGAQRLKHKDFLQQREKQEGEKVKRQKEAKKKLYRMMGQQENKSQRSSLKGASQDG; encoded by the exons GTAAGAAGCGGCGTCTGACATTCATCGAGTGTAACAACGACATCAACACCATGATCGATCTGGCCAAGGTGGCCGACCTG GTACTGATGTTGATTGACGCAAGCTTTGGCTTTGAAATGGAGACTTTTGAGTTCCTCAACATTTGTCAGGTACATGGCTTCCCACGAATAATGGGGGTGCTCACGCACCTCGATTCCTTCAAGAACAACAAACAGCTGCGAACGGCAAAGAAAGTCCTCAAACATCGCTTCTGGACAGAAGTCTACCAG GGAGCCAAGCTGTTCTACCTGTCGGGGATGGTCTACGGCGAGTACCAAGCCCAGGAGGTCAAGAACCTCGGGCGGTTCATCTCGGTCATCAAGTTCCGCCCCCTGGCCTGGCAGACTTCCCACCCTTACGTTTTTGCTGACCG AATGGAGGATTTGACTGACCCTGAAACATTGAGGTTGGATCAGAAATGTGACCGAACAGTGTCCCTGTATGGCTATCTGCGTGGGACCTATTTGAAAAAACACACCCAGGTCCATATCCCAG GTGTGGGAGACTTCAGCGTTGCGGATGTGGGCTTCCTCCCAGACCCGTGTCCTCTACCAGACaccaagaggaagaggacacTGAACGAGAAGGAGCGCCTGCTCTACGCCCCCATGTCCGGGGTCGGGGGCGTGGTCTACGACAAAGACGCTGTGTACATCGACCTTCCTAGAGGCCATGTCGACCGGGAGCAG GAGGAATCGCGTCCCACAACAGAGCTGGTCCGCTCTCTGATTGACACGCACGCCACTCTTGATGCCAAAATGGCCTCCAGCAAAGTCTCGCTCTTCAGAGGGTCTGCCACCATAACGGACACAGACGTTGAGGGGGACCAACAACT GGAGAACAGCGCGCCCCAGTCCCCAGACCCAACCTCCAACAGGGAAAGAAGGAAGATGATATTCACAGGCGAGGTGGAGGCCAATGAAGACGGAGACGACAGTGAAGATGAAGACGACAGTGAAGATGGAGAAGATGGAGACGACAGTGAAGatggagaagatgaagaaggTGGAGATGATGAAGAAGGTGGAGATGATGGAGAAGATGGAGACGACGGTGAAGATGGAGAAGGGAACAGTGATATGGACGAGGCAGAGTCTGATGAAGAATTGGACACAAATGAAGGCAACAACGTATCCGTGTTCCTCAAGCAGGTGAGGGCGTCTACTGAGCAGCCAGGGAAACTGACCGAACCTCAGCGTGTGCAAACCGGGAAAAGGCTGAAGATGTCAGTTGACGAAGGGGAGCCCAAAGTGTCCGAGACGCTGGCCTTCGCAGACAGTGAAGACGACCTGGAGCTCAGCAAGGAGGATCTGTCGGAGGGCGAGAGCGCAGCAGAGGAAAGTGACGAGGAGGACTCGGAATCTGAGCAGATCGAAACAAAAGCAGCGGGCTCCGCGTTCTGCTCTGATGAAGAGTGGACCGACGACGAACCAGACGTGGAGTCCACGATGAAGTCAGAAGGGATGGAAATCCCTCCACCTAAAACCACTGAAAAAGATCTTAAGAAAGCCAAGGCGTTGGAGATAAAGGGGTCTGACCAGGCGTACGAGACCGACG GAGCTCTACGCTGGAAGGACGACTTGCAACAGAAGGCATCAGAAGTCTTCCTCAAGCATCAACAAGCAGCCCCCAACCTCCGGAAACATGTGTATGGTACAG TTTCCAGCCAGGGCGCGGGTCAGGGCGAGGAGGCCGAGCTGGGAGGGCTCTTCCGGGTCAGCCGCCCAGAGAAGAGTAAGACCAACCTGGCCGATGCGGCTGACTGCTCCAGGTTCCACCCAGACAGCCTCCACAACTGGGATCTGGAAGAG ATGCTGCACTCCATAGCAGACTGCTTTGTGACCGGGAAGTGGGAGGAATGGCAAGATGCTGCCACACTGCTGAAGCAGGATG AAAATCTTTATGGTGACTTTGAAGACTTGGAAACAGGAGAGGTCCATAATGGAGACGATAAAGACCAGGAGACCCAACCAGAG GTCGATGGTGAGGAAGAGGCTGATGATGATGCAAAGGAGGACGTCAAAGTGGACGATGAGACGCAGAAGAAGAACAAGCGTTTGGAAAAGAAGCGCAGGCTGAAGGAGAGGTTCGACGCGGAGTACGACGACGGAGATGCCACCTACTTTGACGACCTGAAGGAGGAGATGCAGATACAAGCTGAG TTGAACCGGACAGAGTTTGAGAGCATGGACGATGCCACCCGGGTGCAGTACGAGGGCTTCCGCCCGGGGATGTACGTCCGCCTCGAGATCGCAGCTCTGCCCTGCGAGTTTGTGACCAACTTCGACCCCCACTACCCCGTGATTCTCGGTGGCCTGGGGTCAAGCGAGGGAAATGTAGGATATTTGCAA cTGCGGCTGAAGAAACACCGGTGGTACCACCGCATCCTGAAGAACCGGGACCCCCTCATCGTGTCCCTGGGCTGGCGCCGCTTCCAGGCCATGCCCCTGTACCACATCGAGGACCACAACGGACGCCACCGCATGCTCAAGTACACGCCCCAGCACATGCACTGCGGCGCCTCCATCTGGG GTCCCATCACACCCCAGGGCACCGGCTTCCTCGCTGTACAGTCTGTCTCAGAGACTAAA GCCAATTTCCGTATCGCTGCCACTGGGGTTGTCCTAGAACTGGACAAGTCTGTTACTTTAGTGAAGAAACTGAAGCTCATTGGCTACCCATACAAGATCTACAAGAACACCAGCTTCATCAAA GGCATGTTCAACACCGTCCTCGAAGTGGCCAAATTTGAAGGGGCCTCCGTTCGGACAGTgtcgggggtcagaggtcaaatcaAGAAGGCCCTGTCCACTCCAGCAGGCGCTTACCGTGCCACATTCGAAGACCGGCTGCTCATGAGCG ATATCGTGTTCCTGCGCACCTGGTATCCGGTGGCAGTTCCCCAGCTCTACAACCCGGTCACCTCCCTGCTCCTACCGGTGGGCCAGAAGGAGAACTGGTCCGGCATGAGAACCGTCGGACAGCTCAAACATGACCTGGGACTCCACTACAAACCCAAGCCCGATTCTGTGTACAAG CCTGTGGTCCGGGCCCCGAGACACTTCAACCGTCTGAACATCCCCAGGCAGCTGCAGAAGGCCCTGCCCTTCAAGAGCAAGCCCAAGCAGGACCAGGGCAAGGGCAAGACCCCCCGCGACCTCATCAGGCCCACCGTGGTCCGGGAGCCCCACGAGAGAAAG GTGGCTGCTCTGCTGGACGCGCTGAGCACCGTCCACAGCTACCAGAGCAAGAAGGCCCGCGGGGCGCAGCGCCTCAAGCACAAGGACTTCCTGCAGCAGAGGGAGaagcaggagggggagaaggtcaagagacagaaagaggccAAGAAGAAACTCTACCGGATGATGGGCCAGCAGGAGAACAAAAGTCAGCGATCCAGTCTGAAGGGTGCATCACAAGATGGATAA